A portion of the Desulfosoma caldarium genome contains these proteins:
- the efp gene encoding elongation factor P has translation MGATLSASDLRKGVKLEIDGEPYLIVDFEFSKPGKGQALYRCRLRNMITGVQFDRTYRSGDKFLEADLEEQEMEYLYREGNRYHFMNTSSYEQVELTEEAVGDAKNFLTENLHVDMLFFKGSPIGISLPNFVELRVIKSDPGIKGDTASGATKPATLETGYEIQVPLFIEEGDVLKLDTRTGTYVERVKTSN, from the coding sequence ATGGGCGCCACATTGTCGGCAAGTGACCTGAGAAAGGGTGTGAAACTGGAAATTGACGGGGAACCTTATCTCATTGTGGACTTTGAATTTTCCAAACCAGGCAAGGGACAGGCCTTGTATCGGTGCCGGCTGCGCAACATGATTACGGGGGTCCAGTTTGACCGAACCTATCGGTCGGGGGACAAGTTTCTGGAGGCGGATTTGGAAGAACAAGAGATGGAATACCTGTACAGGGAAGGCAACCGATACCATTTTATGAACACTTCCAGTTATGAACAGGTGGAACTCACCGAAGAAGCCGTCGGCGACGCCAAGAATTTTTTGACGGAAAATCTTCACGTGGACATGCTCTTCTTTAAAGGATCGCCCATCGGCATTTCCCTGCCCAATTTCGTGGAACTGAGGGTGATCAAGTCGGACCCCGGAATCAAGGGGGATACGGCGTCAGGAGCCACCAAGCCGGCCACTCTGGAAACGGGCTACGAGATCCAGGTGCCTCTGTTCATTGAGGAAGGCGATGTGCTCAAGCTGGATACTCGAACGGGAACCTACGTGGAAAGGGTCAAGACATCCAACTGA
- the aat gene encoding leucyl/phenylalanyl-tRNA--protein transferase: MAIFSLSKDLVFPPPELAEPDGLLAIGGDLSPRRLLVAYRHGIFPWYAPGTPILWWSPDPRLVLFPRELKISHSLRRVLKKGRFQVTYDTAFRDVIEACALVRLRKGEETWLVPEMIEAYHRLHRLGAAHSVETWLDGRLVGGLYGVALGRVFFGESMFSLVSDASKVALVHLVERLRALDEAIIDCQVSTEHLKRMGAREIPRSEFLQRLQVAIFLPTPYLWPTHAA; encoded by the coding sequence ATGGCGATTTTCAGCCTGAGCAAGGACTTGGTCTTTCCGCCGCCTGAGCTGGCCGAACCCGATGGTCTGTTGGCCATTGGAGGAGATTTGAGTCCTCGGCGTTTGCTCGTGGCCTACCGTCATGGCATCTTTCCTTGGTATGCTCCGGGAACCCCCATCCTCTGGTGGTCACCAGATCCAAGGCTTGTGCTTTTTCCTCGAGAATTAAAAATCTCCCACAGCCTTCGCCGCGTGCTCAAAAAAGGCCGTTTTCAGGTCACCTACGATACGGCGTTTCGGGACGTCATCGAGGCGTGCGCATTGGTTCGCTTGCGTAAGGGCGAAGAAACGTGGCTTGTGCCGGAAATGATCGAAGCCTACCATCGGCTACATCGGCTTGGGGCAGCTCACAGCGTGGAAACCTGGTTGGACGGGCGCCTCGTTGGAGGCCTCTACGGCGTGGCCTTGGGGCGTGTCTTTTTTGGAGAGTCCATGTTCAGCCTCGTCTCGGATGCTTCCAAGGTGGCGTTGGTCCACCTTGTGGAGCGCCTCAGGGCACTGGACGAGGCCATCATCGACTGCCAGGTTAGCACCGAGCATCTGAAACGCATGGGAGCCCGCGAAATTCCCCGGTCGGAATTCCTGCAGAGGCTACAGGTGGCCATATTTCTACCCACACCCTATTTGTGGCCGACCCATGCCGCTTGA
- a CDS encoding amino acid--tRNA ligase-related protein: MTSRNALAAKRSRLALRSRILHGMRHFFVERGFLEVQTPVRTPAPAPEDHIDAMHSEEWYLQTSPELYMKRLLAAGYDKIFQICPVFRKGERGRRHHPEFTLLEWYRRGEGTEALMQDCQELLQHVCRFVDRFPQFSYAGQVLSVFPPWDRWTVRTAFQKWAGWDPLTAYESSRFSEDLVTRVEPHLGFPRPAFLCDYPPQEAALARLSPRGGLQVADRFELYWAGVELANGFSELTDREEQERRFRETLARRRQDGRNVYPWPHRFLESLDFLDAAAGIALGVDRLVMLLSDAPTLDDVVAFSPDHEP; the protein is encoded by the coding sequence ATGACCTCGCGAAACGCTCTTGCCGCCAAGCGCAGCCGATTGGCCCTGAGAAGCCGCATTCTTCACGGAATGCGGCACTTCTTTGTGGAACGCGGTTTTCTGGAAGTGCAGACCCCTGTTCGCACACCGGCTCCCGCTCCGGAAGATCACATCGACGCCATGCATTCCGAAGAATGGTACCTTCAGACCAGCCCGGAACTCTACATGAAACGACTCCTGGCGGCGGGCTACGACAAGATTTTCCAGATCTGCCCTGTGTTCCGAAAAGGGGAACGAGGACGACGGCACCACCCCGAATTCACGCTTTTAGAATGGTATCGGCGTGGGGAAGGAACTGAGGCGCTCATGCAGGATTGCCAGGAGCTTCTGCAGCATGTGTGTCGATTTGTGGACCGCTTTCCTCAGTTCTCTTATGCGGGCCAAGTCCTTTCCGTGTTTCCTCCTTGGGATCGCTGGACGGTGCGCACGGCCTTTCAAAAGTGGGCGGGTTGGGATCCCTTGACGGCCTATGAATCCAGCCGATTCAGCGAAGATTTGGTGACGCGCGTGGAACCCCATCTGGGTTTTCCTCGACCGGCTTTTCTCTGCGACTATCCGCCTCAGGAAGCCGCGTTGGCGCGCCTGTCCCCGCGTGGCGGCCTTCAGGTGGCCGACCGTTTTGAACTTTACTGGGCAGGTGTGGAACTGGCCAACGGTTTTTCCGAGCTAACGGATCGTGAAGAACAGGAGAGACGCTTTCGCGAAACCCTGGCTCGACGCCGCCAGGACGGTCGCAACGTGTACCCCTGGCCCCATCGTTTTTTGGAGAGCTTGGATTTTCTGGATGCCGCCGCAGGGATTGCCCTGGGCGTGGATCGGCTCGTCATGCTCTTGAGCGATGCACCGACATTGGACGATGTGGTGGCCTTTTCGCCGGACCACGAGCCTTAA
- the amrB gene encoding AmmeMemoRadiSam system protein B: MEYPKLRLGLEAVPVHHGGQSLILLRDRLGYNDKPVLLQPEFASVLALMDGRHSVRDIQAFIVRRTGQLVHSDQIRELIRILDENLLLDNARFAEHVQREWKRFREDPIRRVRHAAKSYPAEPQELRSFLDSMLRAAHPLVQDIDKEAIDASHRKGPFSAAHPDDVHCPAPVSPHAALVGLVAPHIDMRAGATTFGCAYGVVGHIKPPDVWVILGTGHEPIENAFAMTLKDFETPLGLVACDRRLALEIVRRSPQDILAGEYAHNREHTIEFQAVFLAHVQPKARIVPILCSFDVADWVFKKPVIDRFCDALREAAEEAETTVGFLASVDLAHIGPRYGDDFVPHRFTIQEHMEEDRKLLEALREPNPDAFMDQILRDGNGRKVCGVPPLYVLSRVLQGSAQGRVLHHDHAVVDPQGSFVTFAAMAFIASSPKAP, from the coding sequence ATGGAATACCCAAAACTGCGGTTAGGCTTGGAAGCCGTTCCCGTTCATCATGGCGGGCAATCCTTGATTCTTTTGAGGGATCGCCTTGGCTACAATGACAAGCCCGTGCTGCTGCAACCAGAATTCGCATCAGTGTTGGCGCTCATGGACGGACGGCATTCCGTTCGAGACATTCAAGCCTTTATAGTGCGACGCACAGGTCAACTGGTGCACAGCGACCAGATTCGAGAACTGATTCGCATTCTCGATGAAAACCTTCTGCTGGACAACGCGCGCTTTGCCGAGCATGTGCAAAGAGAATGGAAGAGATTTCGAGAAGATCCCATAAGGCGCGTGCGGCATGCGGCAAAGAGCTATCCCGCTGAACCTCAAGAACTTCGTTCTTTCCTGGATTCCATGCTGCGTGCGGCTCATCCCCTGGTGCAGGACATCGACAAAGAGGCGATCGACGCCTCACACCGCAAGGGTCCTTTCAGCGCCGCCCACCCTGACGACGTCCACTGCCCGGCTCCCGTTTCACCTCACGCCGCCCTGGTGGGTTTGGTGGCGCCACACATCGACATGCGTGCAGGCGCCACGACCTTCGGTTGCGCCTATGGGGTTGTGGGCCACATAAAACCGCCGGACGTCTGGGTCATTTTGGGGACCGGCCATGAACCCATCGAAAACGCTTTCGCCATGACGCTCAAGGATTTTGAGACGCCATTGGGCCTCGTGGCGTGCGATCGGCGGCTGGCCCTTGAGATTGTTCGCCGATCCCCTCAAGACATTCTGGCCGGGGAATATGCTCACAACCGGGAGCACACCATCGAATTCCAGGCGGTGTTTCTTGCCCACGTTCAGCCCAAGGCTCGAATCGTTCCGATTTTATGCTCTTTTGATGTGGCGGACTGGGTCTTTAAAAAGCCGGTCATCGACCGGTTCTGTGACGCCTTGCGCGAAGCAGCCGAGGAGGCGGAAACAACCGTGGGGTTTTTGGCCAGTGTGGACCTAGCCCACATCGGCCCACGATACGGCGATGATTTTGTGCCCCATCGATTTACCATACAGGAACACATGGAGGAGGATCGAAAACTTCTCGAAGCCTTGCGGGAGCCTAATCCCGACGCCTTTATGGATCAGATTCTACGCGACGGCAATGGGCGCAAGGTCTGCGGTGTGCCTCCGCTTTATGTGCTCAGTCGCGTGCTTCAAGGCAGCGCACAGGGCAGGGTATTACACCACGATCATGCCGTCGTGGATCCCCAGGGATCATTTGTGACCTTTGCTGCCATGGCTTTCATCGCTTCTTCGCCGAAAGCGCCATGA
- the clpS gene encoding ATP-dependent Clp protease adapter ClpS, which translates to MSEHEPGYRESLESQLEEELLEPPMFKVLLHNDDYTTMEFVVEILEKVFHKSTVEATEIMLHVHRNGVGVCGVYPEEIAETKVEMVHHLARKNGFPLKCTMEQA; encoded by the coding sequence ATGAGCGAGCACGAGCCGGGGTATCGGGAAAGCCTGGAAAGCCAATTGGAAGAGGAGTTACTGGAACCCCCCATGTTCAAGGTTCTCCTCCACAATGACGATTATACGACCATGGAGTTCGTGGTCGAGATTTTGGAGAAGGTCTTTCACAAATCCACGGTCGAGGCCACAGAGATTATGCTCCATGTCCATCGCAACGGTGTGGGAGTCTGTGGCGTATATCCTGAAGAGATTGCCGAAACCAAAGTGGAGATGGTCCATCATTTGGCCCGCAAGAACGGTTTTCCGTTGAAGTGCACCATGGAACAGGCCTGA
- the cobO gene encoding cob(I)yrinic acid a,c-diamide adenosyltransferase, whose translation MAGRGLLMVFTGDGKGKTTAALGMALRAAGHHMRVLVLQFIKGAWRPGERIAGEALPTVEWLTLGKGFTWHSASADEDRTLACQGWEKALEALTSDRYDLIILDELNVVLSHGLLDVRDVLHGLRQRSPRCHVVITGRGAPEELCTIADCVTEMVPVKHHYGEQGIKAQKGIEF comes from the coding sequence ATGGCGGGCCGCGGCCTGTTGATGGTTTTTACAGGAGATGGCAAGGGAAAAACCACGGCGGCTTTGGGCATGGCCCTGCGCGCTGCGGGCCATCACATGCGCGTCCTGGTTCTTCAGTTCATCAAGGGGGCGTGGCGGCCGGGAGAAAGAATCGCAGGGGAAGCTCTGCCCACCGTGGAATGGCTCACCTTGGGCAAAGGCTTCACGTGGCATTCCGCCTCCGCCGACGAAGACCGAACCTTGGCGTGCCAAGGTTGGGAAAAGGCCCTTGAGGCCCTCACCTCAGACCGCTACGACCTCATTATCCTTGACGAACTCAACGTGGTGCTTTCCCACGGACTGCTTGACGTCCGCGACGTCCTTCACGGTCTGCGTCAAAGGTCGCCTCGGTGCCATGTGGTCATCACGGGTCGGGGAGCCCCCGAGGAACTTTGCACCATAGCCGATTGTGTGACAGAAATGGTGCCCGTGAAACACCATTATGGAGAGCAAGGCATTAAGGCGCAAAAGGGTATCGAATTCTAA
- a CDS encoding MBL fold metallo-hydrolase, with protein sequence MKNSSTEVKVSVEFLGVGEACDETQPNTSLLLRARPAHNPTTSVQILLDCGFSVPHRYFHACSDPETLDAVWISHFHGDHFFGMPLLLLRFWEMKRLKPLTVVCQPGGLQRLLDAMDLAYPGFAKKLTFALHEVALDAGGTAHVHDITWRAAQTEHGQKNLSVRIDGGDWSLFYSGDGRPTAETQTLAQGCTLAVHEAFALNGDHLMPGHGTIQGCLDWARAAGVHRLALVHIQRDVRRAQWRDIVETVGQCHDLKAMVPASGDIVSL encoded by the coding sequence ATGAAAAATAGCTCGACAGAAGTGAAAGTTTCCGTGGAGTTTCTTGGGGTGGGCGAAGCGTGCGATGAGACTCAGCCCAACACGAGCCTTCTGCTAAGGGCTCGGCCGGCTCATAACCCTACCACATCCGTTCAGATCCTTTTGGACTGCGGCTTTTCCGTGCCCCACCGGTATTTTCATGCGTGCTCCGATCCCGAGACTTTGGATGCCGTGTGGATCTCACACTTTCACGGAGACCATTTTTTCGGCATGCCCTTGCTTTTGCTTCGTTTCTGGGAAATGAAGCGGCTCAAACCTCTGACCGTGGTTTGTCAACCCGGCGGCCTACAACGCCTTCTTGACGCCATGGATCTCGCCTACCCGGGCTTTGCCAAAAAGCTTACCTTTGCTTTGCACGAGGTGGCCCTGGATGCGGGCGGCACGGCTCATGTGCACGATATCACGTGGCGAGCTGCTCAGACCGAGCACGGACAAAAGAATTTGAGTGTGCGCATTGACGGGGGAGACTGGAGCCTTTTTTACAGCGGGGACGGTCGTCCGACGGCAGAGACGCAAACCTTGGCCCAAGGGTGTACGCTGGCGGTTCACGAAGCCTTTGCGCTCAACGGGGACCATTTGATGCCCGGCCACGGCACCATTCAAGGGTGTCTGGACTGGGCTCGAGCGGCCGGAGTGCACCGTTTGGCTCTTGTGCATATTCAGCGGGATGTCCGCCGCGCGCAGTGGCGGGACATTGTGGAAACGGTCGGTCAGTGCCACGATCTGAAGGCCATGGTCCCGGCATCGGGTGACATCGTGTCGCTGTGA
- a CDS encoding tetratricopeptide repeat protein encodes MRHAHLTCLALMVAVIFSSCSITGLRTGPSVPGTVPKLPKSPAYAAYLLAQYYLRVNEPEEAIKAYRQALEFDPDNPTILTDLAVVYVRQGKVQEALKLAEKAAEVDPFYEKAFVLLGRLYAGTGHNLKAINAYRRVIAINPQNPDAYLLLGTLYAQENRFREALEALEHLKTLLPDNPLAYYYKARVFLDMKFYDQAEAAYQEALQINPFFDRALLDLAYIYEVTERFSEAEATYLRLLSINPGHNQARTKLSNLYIREKLYDKALEQLRVLSQQNSEDLESRLKIGIIHLQQRKFKEAISDFQALLKDRPQYDQALYYLATSYEERGERADLEQAVVNLRLIPQTSPLWEPTQMRLAILFSKLNDHKSGIECLEKALRVKPQVVDFYLYLAYLYEETKDFAKALESLNAGIGVGGETEVLLFRKGIVLDRLNRKDEALEVMKKILTLDKDHAGALNYIGYTYADRGVRLDEAKELIERALAKEPQDGYIMDSLAWVHYRLGNYTKALEVIRKALELVPDDPIILEHYGDILKALERLQEARQAYEKALEKGHENPDLIQQKIQQIR; translated from the coding sequence ATGCGGCACGCACACCTCACATGCCTGGCGCTTATGGTTGCCGTCATTTTCAGTTCCTGCAGCATCACCGGTCTGCGAACGGGGCCTTCTGTTCCGGGCACCGTGCCAAAATTGCCCAAGTCCCCAGCCTATGCCGCTTATTTGTTAGCCCAATACTATCTTCGGGTCAATGAGCCGGAAGAAGCCATCAAGGCTTACCGGCAGGCTCTGGAATTCGACCCCGACAACCCCACCATTTTGACGGATTTGGCCGTTGTGTACGTGCGTCAAGGCAAGGTGCAAGAAGCGCTCAAGCTTGCGGAAAAAGCCGCTGAGGTGGATCCCTTTTACGAAAAGGCTTTTGTTCTCTTGGGGCGACTCTACGCCGGCACGGGCCACAACCTTAAGGCCATTAACGCTTATCGGCGCGTCATCGCCATCAATCCCCAAAACCCCGATGCCTACCTTCTCCTGGGAACTTTGTACGCGCAGGAAAACCGATTTCGGGAAGCCTTGGAAGCCTTGGAACACCTAAAGACGCTGCTTCCGGATAATCCTCTGGCCTATTACTACAAAGCGCGGGTTTTTCTGGACATGAAATTCTACGACCAGGCGGAAGCGGCCTATCAAGAAGCGCTGCAAATCAATCCTTTTTTCGATCGCGCCTTGTTGGATCTGGCCTACATTTACGAGGTGACCGAAAGGTTTTCAGAAGCCGAAGCAACTTACCTACGCCTTCTGAGCATCAATCCAGGACACAACCAAGCGCGCACCAAACTGAGCAACCTCTACATTCGTGAAAAGCTCTATGACAAGGCTCTTGAGCAGCTGCGTGTGCTGTCGCAGCAAAATAGCGAAGATCTGGAAAGCCGTCTCAAGATCGGCATTATTCATCTGCAACAACGCAAGTTTAAGGAAGCCATTTCCGACTTTCAGGCTCTTCTGAAAGATCGGCCACAATACGACCAGGCCCTTTACTACCTGGCTACGTCTTACGAGGAAAGGGGAGAACGGGCCGATTTGGAACAGGCGGTGGTAAACCTTCGGCTCATACCGCAAACCAGTCCCCTGTGGGAGCCGACCCAGATGCGTTTGGCCATCCTGTTCTCCAAGCTTAACGATCACAAATCGGGCATTGAGTGCTTGGAAAAGGCCCTGCGCGTCAAACCTCAGGTGGTCGATTTTTACCTCTACCTCGCCTATCTTTACGAGGAAACCAAAGACTTTGCTAAGGCTCTCGAAAGCCTAAACGCTGGGATCGGCGTTGGTGGAGAGACCGAGGTGCTGTTGTTTCGCAAGGGTATCGTCTTGGACCGCTTGAATCGAAAAGACGAAGCCCTGGAAGTTATGAAAAAAATTCTCACCTTGGACAAAGACCACGCCGGGGCTCTGAACTACATTGGCTACACCTACGCGGATCGAGGGGTTCGGCTGGACGAAGCCAAGGAGCTTATTGAACGTGCCCTGGCAAAAGAGCCTCAAGACGGCTACATCATGGACAGCTTGGCCTGGGTCCATTACCGCTTGGGTAACTATACAAAGGCCCTTGAGGTGATTCGCAAGGCCTTGGAACTGGTTCCGGACGATCCGATCATTTTGGAGCACTACGGGGATATTCTTAAGGCTCTGGAGCGACTGCAGGAAGCACGGCAGGCTTATGAAAAAGCCTTGGAAAAGGGGCATGAAAATCCGGACCTCATTCAGCAAAAAATACAGCAAATTCGATGA
- a CDS encoding aspartate kinase, with amino-acid sequence MALVVQKYGGTSVANVERIRSVARRVVDRKKSGDDLVVVLSARAGDTDRLIALAHEMSPNPDLRELDVLLATGEQVTIALFSMAVKDMGYEAVSMTGYQAGIITDHQYGHARISWIETLPVMEKLREGKIVVVAGFQGYDDEGNITTLGRGGSDTTAVALAAALKADACEIYTDVEGVYTTDPNVYAKARKLRRISYEEMLEMASMGAKVLHIRSVEFGMKYNVPIWVRSSFTDDPGTLVTQEDADMEKVVVSGITYSKKEARVTVTDVPDVPGMAFKLFHPIAQAGINVDMIIQGSSAVPGRANISFTVPKADYEKTLALAEQVSKEIGAGYVHGNPNIAKVSIIGVGMRSHTGVASVMFGALAKENINIHMISTSEIKISCVIDEKYTELAVRVLHDAFELHKDPGNGIRVSEER; translated from the coding sequence ATGGCCTTGGTGGTGCAGAAATACGGCGGAACATCCGTGGCCAATGTGGAGCGCATCCGATCGGTAGCTCGTCGGGTGGTGGATCGCAAGAAGTCCGGAGACGACTTGGTGGTGGTCCTGTCGGCCAGAGCCGGCGATACGGATCGATTGATTGCCCTCGCCCACGAAATGAGCCCCAACCCGGATCTCCGCGAATTGGACGTGCTCTTGGCAACCGGAGAGCAAGTAACCATCGCACTTTTCAGCATGGCCGTCAAAGACATGGGCTATGAAGCCGTTTCTATGACGGGTTACCAGGCGGGCATCATCACCGACCATCAATATGGCCATGCCCGCATCAGTTGGATCGAGACCTTGCCGGTGATGGAGAAACTTCGGGAGGGCAAGATCGTCGTGGTGGCCGGTTTTCAAGGCTATGATGACGAAGGCAACATCACCACGCTGGGGCGCGGCGGATCGGACACCACGGCCGTGGCCCTGGCCGCCGCCCTCAAGGCCGATGCGTGCGAAATCTACACCGACGTGGAAGGCGTGTACACCACGGACCCTAATGTGTACGCCAAGGCAAGAAAACTCCGACGCATCAGTTATGAAGAAATGCTGGAAATGGCCAGCATGGGAGCTAAGGTCTTGCACATCCGTTCCGTGGAGTTTGGCATGAAATACAACGTGCCCATCTGGGTACGATCGTCCTTCACCGATGATCCGGGAACGCTTGTGACCCAGGAGGATGCGGACATGGAAAAGGTCGTGGTGTCGGGGATCACGTACAGCAAGAAAGAGGCGCGGGTGACCGTCACCGATGTGCCCGACGTGCCGGGCATGGCATTCAAACTGTTTCATCCCATTGCGCAAGCCGGAATCAATGTGGATATGATCATTCAAGGGAGCAGCGCCGTTCCGGGTCGAGCCAACATCTCCTTTACTGTACCCAAAGCCGATTATGAAAAAACCTTGGCCTTGGCCGAGCAGGTTTCCAAGGAAATTGGAGCGGGTTATGTGCACGGCAATCCCAATATTGCCAAGGTGTCCATCATCGGCGTGGGCATGCGCAGCCACACGGGCGTGGCCAGCGTCATGTTCGGCGCCTTGGCTAAAGAAAATATCAATATTCACATGATCAGTACTTCGGAAATCAAAATCTCGTGCGTGATCGACGAAAAGTACACAGAACTGGCCGTTCGTGTCCTGCACGACGCCTTTGAACTCCACAAGGATCCCGGCAACGGTATTCGAGTGAGCGAAGAACGGTAG
- the clpA gene encoding ATP-dependent Clp protease ATP-binding subunit ClpA, translated as MISRELEMAFSAAVREAKTRRHEFFTLEHILYAIMHDASGAEILYHCGADLDRLKRQLEEFFEQRLERLPEAVERDPIQTMAVQRVLQRAVMHAQGAEKRHVDVGDILAAMFYEENSHAVYFLKTHGVTRLDVLEYISHKVSKVAEEPEERSGAGLAPRPQKRPERPSALERFTTNLTEKAAQGLIDPLIGRETEILRAIQILGRRTKNNPILVGDPGVGKTAIAEGLALKIHRREVPESFQQVAIYALDMGALLAGTKFRGDFEARLKAVIHELKSKPGAILFIDEIHTVVGAGATSGGSMDASNILKPVLASGAIRCIGSTTYEEYKNHFEKDRALSRRFQKIEIHEPSVKETYQILQGLREAYEKHHGVRYTAAALKAAAELSARHINDRNLPDKAIDVMDEAGASLRLKANKRARRVVHVKDIEDVVAKMAKIPPRSVSTSDQTRLKHLEGELKQRVFGQDEAIRALATAIKRSRAGLRVPDRPIGSFLLIGPTGVGKTEVAKQLAAILGIHFLRFDMSEYMEKHAVARLIGAPPGYIGFDQGGLLTDAIRKHPHCVLLMDEIEKAHPDLFNILLQVMDYATLTDNNGKRADFRNVILLMTSNAGAREMSGSSIGFGTAREKDDRASKGMKAVEQLFSPEFRNRLDGIIPFAGLDLSIMERIVDKFMDELSRQVAEKNIVIQLSSRARRWLAEKGYDPTFGARPLARVIQTEIKDPLADEILFGRLQKGGRVTVVCPNEVTNAKDALVTASMAFIFEAS; from the coding sequence ATGATAAGCCGGGAGTTGGAAATGGCTTTTTCGGCGGCGGTAAGAGAAGCCAAGACACGCCGTCACGAATTCTTCACCCTGGAACACATCCTTTACGCTATTATGCACGATGCGAGCGGTGCCGAAATCCTCTACCATTGCGGAGCCGATCTAGACCGCCTCAAACGGCAGCTGGAGGAGTTTTTTGAGCAACGGCTGGAGCGGCTGCCTGAGGCGGTGGAACGCGACCCGATTCAGACCATGGCGGTGCAGAGAGTGTTGCAGAGGGCCGTGATGCACGCTCAAGGAGCGGAAAAGCGCCACGTGGATGTGGGTGACATTTTGGCGGCCATGTTTTATGAGGAAAACTCCCATGCGGTGTATTTCCTGAAAACCCACGGGGTCACCCGACTGGATGTGTTGGAATACATTTCCCACAAAGTGTCCAAGGTGGCCGAAGAGCCCGAGGAGAGGTCGGGGGCGGGCCTGGCGCCTCGACCGCAGAAAAGACCTGAGAGACCGTCGGCTTTGGAGCGGTTCACAACGAACTTGACCGAGAAGGCGGCCCAGGGCCTCATTGACCCGCTTATCGGGCGCGAAACCGAAATCCTTCGAGCCATTCAGATTCTTGGGCGCCGCACCAAGAACAATCCCATCCTGGTGGGCGATCCCGGCGTTGGCAAGACGGCCATTGCGGAAGGATTGGCCCTGAAGATTCATCGCCGGGAAGTCCCCGAAAGCTTCCAACAGGTGGCCATCTATGCTTTGGATATGGGCGCGCTTTTGGCAGGAACCAAGTTTCGAGGCGACTTTGAGGCGCGCCTTAAAGCCGTGATCCATGAACTCAAGAGCAAGCCGGGTGCTATTCTTTTCATTGACGAAATTCACACCGTGGTGGGAGCCGGCGCCACCAGCGGTGGGTCCATGGACGCCTCCAATATTCTGAAACCCGTTCTGGCCTCGGGAGCGATTCGATGCATTGGCTCCACCACATACGAGGAATACAAAAACCATTTTGAAAAAGATCGAGCCCTCAGTCGGCGGTTCCAGAAGATCGAAATTCACGAACCCAGTGTGAAGGAAACCTATCAGATCCTTCAGGGGCTTCGAGAAGCCTACGAAAAACACCATGGCGTGCGGTATACGGCTGCGGCGCTCAAGGCCGCCGCGGAACTTTCCGCACGCCATATCAATGACAGGAATCTGCCGGACAAGGCCATCGACGTCATGGACGAAGCGGGAGCTAGCCTTCGCCTCAAGGCCAACAAAAGGGCGCGGCGGGTCGTACACGTTAAGGATATCGAAGACGTGGTGGCCAAGATGGCCAAGATTCCTCCACGCTCCGTGTCCACTTCGGACCAGACTCGGCTCAAGCACCTGGAAGGGGAACTCAAACAAAGGGTCTTTGGTCAAGACGAGGCCATTCGAGCCCTCGCCACGGCCATCAAGCGTTCGCGGGCGGGATTGCGCGTGCCCGATCGTCCCATCGGCTCTTTTCTCCTCATCGGCCCCACCGGCGTGGGCAAAACTGAAGTGGCCAAGCAGTTGGCCGCCATTTTGGGTATTCATTTCTTGCGCTTTGACATGAGCGAGTATATGGAAAAACACGCCGTCGCCCGCCTCATTGGAGCCCCTCCGGGCTACATCGGCTTTGATCAGGGAGGGCTCCTCACCGATGCCATTCGCAAACACCCTCACTGCGTCCTGCTCATGGACGAAATCGAAAAAGCGCATCCGGATCTTTTCAACATTTTGCTTCAGGTCATGGACTACGCCACCTTGACGGACAACAACGGCAAAAGGGCCGATTTTCGCAATGTGATCCTGCTCATGACCTCCAACGCCGGAGCCCGCGAGATGAGCGGTAGTTCAATTGGCTTTGGCACGGCGAGAGAAAAGGATGACCGGGCTTCCAAAGGCATGAAAGCTGTGGAACAGCTTTTCAGTCCTGAGTTTCGAAACCGCCTGGATGGTATCATTCCCTTTGCGGGTCTGGACCTGTCCATCATGGAAAGGATTGTGGACAAGTTCATGGACGAATTGAGCCGCCAAGTGGCGGAAAAGAACATTGTCATTCAGTTGTCTTCAAGAGCGCGTCGATGGTTGGCCGAAAAAGGCTACGATCCGACCTTTGGAGCCCGCCCGCTGGCTCGAGTGATCCAGACGGAAATCAAGGATCCCTTGGCGGATGAAATCCTCTTCGGGCGTTTGCAAAAAGGCGGCCGCGTTACGGTGGTGTGCCCGAATGAGGTCACCAATGCGAAGGATGCGCTGGTCACCGCATCCATGGCCTTCATCTTTGAGGCATCGTGA